One Prunus dulcis chromosome 7, ALMONDv2, whole genome shotgun sequence DNA segment encodes these proteins:
- the LOC117635059 gene encoding transcription factor bHLH130-like, whose protein sequence is MYNGPPASNSGTSPLIQIPQWQTEQTPFMDSNTHQNLHSQEHQTHQPNSGLLRFRSAPSSLLANFNENSDLGLIGKNPIEGSESERLFSRFANYTHTNDSDSWPSSFQELDDKSTVTATEAAVTESRMSSQQQGYSGLPPHYPRQSSFNGSYGLVGSAAMNHHTQPKAVHSNLVRQSSSPAGLFSNSSVQNGFQFGTWNDSSNFAENLGGMRRDQDNEGKLFSVPQNGELENRIHLLSHHLSLPKTSADITMEKFLQLQDSVPCKVRAKRGCATHPRSIAERVRRTRISERMRKLQELVPNMDKQTNTADMLDLAVEYIKDLQKQFKTLSDVRANCKCLNMQKKPVSNQIV, encoded by the exons ATGTATAATGGTCCTCCAGCATCAAATTCTGGCACGAGCCCATTAATTCAAATCCCACAGTGGCAAACAGAGCAAACACCATTCATGGATTCAAATACCCATCAGAACTTGCACTCCCAAGAGCACCAAACTCACCAACCCAATTCTGGGTTACTGAGATTTCGCTCTGCTCCGAGCTCACTGCTGGCAAATTTCAACGAGAACAGCGATTTGGGTCTCATTGGTAAAAACCCAATTGAGGGTTCTGAGTCAGAGAGATTGTTTTCTAGATTTGCGAATTACACCCACACCAACGACTCGGATTCTTGGCCGTCGAGTTTTCAAGAGTTGGACGACAAGTCTACGGTGACGGCGACGGAGGCGGCGGTGACGGAGAGCCGTATGAGCTCACAGCAGCAGGGCTATTCTGGGCTCCCTCCTCATTATCCGAGACAGAGCTCGTTCAATGGCTCGTATGGGTTGGTGGGTTCGGCTGCAATGAATCATCACACTCAACCCAAGGCCGTTCACTCGAATCTTGTTCGACAAAGTAGCTCCCCTGCTGGGCTTTTCTCCAACAGCTCTGTTCAAAATG GATTCcaatttggaacttggaatgATTCATCAAATTTTGCTGAAAATTTAGGTGGCATGCGAAGAGACCAAGATAATGAGGGGAAGTTATTTTCTGTTCCTCAG AATGGAGAGCTTGAAAACCGGATTCATTTACTATCCCACCACCTGAGTTTACCTAAAACTTCAGCAGACATTACCATGGAAAAGTTCTTGCAACTCCAAGATTCTGTGCCTTGTAAAGTTAGAGCAAAGCGAGGTTGTGCCACTCATCCCCGAAGCATTGCAGAAAGA GTTAGAAGAACACGGATTAGTGAACGAATGAGGAAACTACAAGAGCTTGTCCCAAACATGGACAAG CAAACCAACACAGCAGACATGCTAGATTTGGCTGTTGAGTATATTAAAGACCTTCAGAAGCAGTTCAAG ACTCTTAGCGACGTTCGAGCGAACTGCAAGTGTTTAAACATGCAGAAGAAGCCGGTTTCGAATCAGATTGTTTGA